In one window of Echeneis naucrates chromosome 17, fEcheNa1.1, whole genome shotgun sequence DNA:
- the fitm1l gene encoding fat storage-inducing transmembrane protein 1 translates to MFLNTVLVVLTDLAAQLLGNTVFRQHFHLLLSAVVLFSPALSFGVSQHSIFARKSHFLYRIFLRSGWGWTCIFVGSFVFLLSFSIRRSFMLSIRHLSRLGVAGGLWLTFCKLLDQLENATGSCYESLINDSGDASGQLLLVLREGESKSECLKAGMLWRGYEVSEDVFLLCLCCLLLAEEMAVFGPYLSLGGISDAPLRILFLFCVLLLTLWIFLLFCLLAYFPQFPTQLLGGALGCLSWRGLYQGWFRLGPSWYCPGRPGVGLLNSKISSTKAADAQLNHHDQYN, encoded by the exons ATGTTCCTCAACACGGTGCTGGTGGTCCTGACGGACCTAGCGGCCCAGCTCCTGGGTAACACTGTGTTCCGGCAGcacttccacctgctgctgtctgcgGTGGTGCTCTTCAGTCCAGCACTGAGCTTTGGGGTCTCCCAGCACAGCATCTTCGCCAGGAAGAGCCACTTTCTCTACAG GATCTTCCTCCGCTCTGGCTGGGGCTGGACCTGCATCTTTGTTGGttcctttgttttcctgctctcattctccaTCCGGCGTTCCTTCATGCTCTCCATCCGTCACTTGTCCAGGCTCGGGGTAGCAGGTGGACTGTGGCTCACTTTCTGTAAACTACTGGACCAACTAGAGAATGCCACAGGAAGCTGCTACGAATCTTTGATCAATGACTCTGGGGATGCCAGTGGCCAACTGCTGCTGGTGTTACGAGAAGGAGAGAGCAAGTCTGAGTGCCTTAAAGCTGGGATGCTCTGGAGAGGATATGAAGTGTCAGAGGAcgtctttctcctctgtctgtgcTGCCTGCTATTGGCTGAGGAGATGGCCGTGTTTGGGCCTTATCTTAGTCTGGGAGGGATCTCAGATGCTCCTCTGAGGATCCTCTTCCTGTTCTGTGTTCTGCTGCTCACGCTTTGgatctttcttctcttctgtctcttaGCTTACTTCCCTCAGTTCCCCACCCAGCTCCTGGGGGGTGCCCTGGGCTGCCTGAGCTGGAGGGGATTGTATCAGGGTTGGTTTCGCCTGGGGCCCAGCTGGTACTGTCCCGGGAGGCCTGGGGTGGGACTGCTCAACAGCAAGATCAGCAGCACCAAAGCTGCAGATGCTCAACTGAACCACCATGATCAGTATAATTAA